One part of the Suncus etruscus isolate mSunEtr1 chromosome 2, mSunEtr1.pri.cur, whole genome shotgun sequence genome encodes these proteins:
- the KREMEN2 gene encoding kremen protein 2 isoform X1: MGPWTLRRFFLLLLHLLLLPPRGAWTGSLQNPGLSECFQVNGADYRGRQNRTGPLGAGRPCLFWDQTQQHSYSSASDPQGRWGLGAHNFCRNPDGDVQPWCYVAETEEGIYWRYCDIPTCHMPGYLGCFMDSGAPPALSGPSGTSTKLTVQVCLRFCRMKGYQLAGVEAGYACFCGSESDLSRGHPAPATDCDQICFGHPGQLCGGDGRLGIYEVSVGSCQGNWTAPQGVLYSPDFPDEYGPDRNCSWELGPQGAALELTFRLFELADPRDRLELRDAASGRLLRAFDGARPPPPGPLRMRAAALLLTFRSDARGHAQGFALTYRGLQDATDERAPPGASAHTPEAPLDGANVSCSPRPGPARAALGARVLSTVTAVSLLLLLLLLLGRRRSGLLAPGKGAPAMGPSGPKRSWAVWYRRPRGVALPCPPGDPQAESLAASYRPLSASSQSSLRSLISAL; this comes from the exons ATGGGACCCTGGACCCTGCGgcgcttcttcctcctcctcctccacctccttctgCTCCCACCACGCGGGGCCTGGACTGGGAGCCTGCAGAACCCAG GCCTGTCCGAGTGTTTCCAGGTGAACGGGGCCGACTACCGTGGCCGCCAGAACCGCACAGGCCCCCTCGGCGCCGGTCGGCCCTGCCTCTTCTGGGACCAGACTCAGCAGCACAGCTACAGCAGCGCCAGCGACCCGCAGGGCCGCTGGGGACTAGGGGCGCACAACTTCTGTCG GAACCCAGATGGTGACGTGCAGCCGTGGTGCTATGTTGCTGAGACCGAGGAGGGGATCTACTGGCGCTACTGTGACATCCCCACATGCCACA TGCCAGGGTACCTGGGCTGCTTCATGGACTCAGGGGCACCCCCAGCCCTCAGCGGCCCCAGCGGCACCTCGACCAAGCTCACCGTCCAGGTGTGCCTTCGCTTTTGCCGCATGAAGGGCTACCAG CTGGCAGGTGTGGAGGCCGGCTATGCTTGTTTCTGTGGCTCGGAGAGTGACCTGTCCCGGGGACACCCAGCCCCAGCCACTGACTGTGACCAGATCTGCTTTGGCCACCCGGGACAGCTGTGTGGCGGTGATGGCCGCTTGGGCATCTATGAAG TGTCCGTGGGCTCCTGCCAGGGCAACTGGACGGCACCCCAAGGGGTTCTCTACTCCCCGGACTTCCCTGATGAGTATGGGCCGGACCGAAACTGCAGCTGGGAGCTGGGCCCGCAGGGCGCCGCACTGGAGCTCACCTTCCGCCTCTTCGAGCTGGCCGACCCGCGCGACCGGCTGGAGCTCCGCGACGCCGCCTCGGGCCGCCTGCTCCGCGCCTTCGACGGCGCGCGCCCTCCACCGCCGGGGCCACTACGGATGCGCGCCGCTGCGCTCCTGCTGACCTTCCGCAGCGACGCGCGTGGCCACGCGCAGGGCTTCGCGCTCACCTACCGCG GCCTGCAGGATGCCACCGATGAACGCGCGCCCCCAGGAGCCTCGGCCCACACTCCTGAAGCACCCCTGGACGGGGCTAACGTGAGCTGCAGTCCGCGCCCTGGCCCTGCCCGAGCGGCCCTGGGGG CTCGGGTCCTCTCCACGGTGACAGCTGTgtccctgctgctactgctgctgctgctgctgggacGCCGAAG GAGTGGCCTGCTGGCTCCAGGAAAAGGGGCTCCCGCGATGGGGCCTTCGGGCCCTAAGAGAAGCTGGGCCGTGTGGTACCGCCGACCTCGAGGGGTGGCGCTGCCCTGCCCGCCCGGGGACCCCCAGGCCGAGAGTCTTGCTGCCAGTTACCGGCCACTGAGCGCCTCCAGCCAGAGCTCCCTGCGTTCCCTCATCTCTGCGCTATAA
- the KREMEN2 gene encoding kremen protein 2 isoform X2 translates to MGPWTLRRFFLLLLHLLLLPPRGAWTGSLQNPGLSECFQVNGADYRGRQNRTGPLGAGRPCLFWDQTQQHSYSSASDPQGRWGLGAHNFCRNPDGDVQPWCYVAETEEGIYWRYCDIPTCHMPGYLGCFMDSGAPPALSGPSGTSTKLTVQVCLRFCRMKGYQLCGGDGRLGIYEVSVGSCQGNWTAPQGVLYSPDFPDEYGPDRNCSWELGPQGAALELTFRLFELADPRDRLELRDAASGRLLRAFDGARPPPPGPLRMRAAALLLTFRSDARGHAQGFALTYRGLQDATDERAPPGASAHTPEAPLDGANVSCSPRPGPARAALGARVLSTVTAVSLLLLLLLLLGRRRSGLLAPGKGAPAMGPSGPKRSWAVWYRRPRGVALPCPPGDPQAESLAASYRPLSASSQSSLRSLISAL, encoded by the exons ATGGGACCCTGGACCCTGCGgcgcttcttcctcctcctcctccacctccttctgCTCCCACCACGCGGGGCCTGGACTGGGAGCCTGCAGAACCCAG GCCTGTCCGAGTGTTTCCAGGTGAACGGGGCCGACTACCGTGGCCGCCAGAACCGCACAGGCCCCCTCGGCGCCGGTCGGCCCTGCCTCTTCTGGGACCAGACTCAGCAGCACAGCTACAGCAGCGCCAGCGACCCGCAGGGCCGCTGGGGACTAGGGGCGCACAACTTCTGTCG GAACCCAGATGGTGACGTGCAGCCGTGGTGCTATGTTGCTGAGACCGAGGAGGGGATCTACTGGCGCTACTGTGACATCCCCACATGCCACA TGCCAGGGTACCTGGGCTGCTTCATGGACTCAGGGGCACCCCCAGCCCTCAGCGGCCCCAGCGGCACCTCGACCAAGCTCACCGTCCAGGTGTGCCTTCGCTTTTGCCGCATGAAGGGCTACCAG CTGTGTGGCGGTGATGGCCGCTTGGGCATCTATGAAG TGTCCGTGGGCTCCTGCCAGGGCAACTGGACGGCACCCCAAGGGGTTCTCTACTCCCCGGACTTCCCTGATGAGTATGGGCCGGACCGAAACTGCAGCTGGGAGCTGGGCCCGCAGGGCGCCGCACTGGAGCTCACCTTCCGCCTCTTCGAGCTGGCCGACCCGCGCGACCGGCTGGAGCTCCGCGACGCCGCCTCGGGCCGCCTGCTCCGCGCCTTCGACGGCGCGCGCCCTCCACCGCCGGGGCCACTACGGATGCGCGCCGCTGCGCTCCTGCTGACCTTCCGCAGCGACGCGCGTGGCCACGCGCAGGGCTTCGCGCTCACCTACCGCG GCCTGCAGGATGCCACCGATGAACGCGCGCCCCCAGGAGCCTCGGCCCACACTCCTGAAGCACCCCTGGACGGGGCTAACGTGAGCTGCAGTCCGCGCCCTGGCCCTGCCCGAGCGGCCCTGGGGG CTCGGGTCCTCTCCACGGTGACAGCTGTgtccctgctgctactgctgctgctgctgctgggacGCCGAAG GAGTGGCCTGCTGGCTCCAGGAAAAGGGGCTCCCGCGATGGGGCCTTCGGGCCCTAAGAGAAGCTGGGCCGTGTGGTACCGCCGACCTCGAGGGGTGGCGCTGCCCTGCCCGCCCGGGGACCCCCAGGCCGAGAGTCTTGCTGCCAGTTACCGGCCACTGAGCGCCTCCAGCCAGAGCTCCCTGCGTTCCCTCATCTCTGCGCTATAA
- the PAQR4 gene encoding progestin and adipoQ receptor family member 4, with the protein MAFLAGPRLLDWASSPPHLQFNKFVLTGYRPASSGSGCLRSLFYLHNELGNIYTHGLALLGFLVLLPTTVPWSQLGKDGWLGGTHCVACLAPPAGSVLYHLFMCHQGGSTVYARLLALDMCGVCLVNTLGALPIIHCTLACRPWLRPAALLGYTILSGVAGWRALTAPSTSARLRAFGWQAGARLLVFGARGVGLGSGAPGSLPCYLRMDALALLGGLVNVARLPERWGPGRFDYWGNSHQIMHLLSVGSILQLHAGVVPDLLWAAHHACPPD; encoded by the exons ATGGCGTTCCTGGCCGGGCCGCGCCTGCTGGACTGGGCCAGCTCGCCACCGCACCTGCAGTTCAACAAGTTCGTGCTCACGGGCTACCGGCCAGCGAGCAGCGGCTCGGGCTGCCTGCGGAGCCTCTTCTACCTGCACAACGAGCTGGGCAACATCTACACGCACG GGCTGGCCCTTCTGGGCTTCCTAGTGCTGCTGCCCACGACCGTGCCCTGGTCCCAGCTGGGCAAGGATGGCTGGCTGGGGGGCACACACTGCGTGGCCTGCCTGGCACCCCCTGCGGGCTCTGTGCTCTACCACCTCTTCATGTGCCACCAAGGCGGCAGTACGGTGTATGCCCGGCTGCTGGCCCTGGACATGTGCGGGGTCTGTCTCGTCAATACCCTCG GAGCCCTTCCCATCATCCACTGCACCTTGGCCTGCAGGCCCTGGCTGCGTCCCGCGGCCCTGCTGGGCTACACCATTCTGTCTGGCGTGGCCGGCTGGCGGGCCCTCACTGCCCCCTCCACTAGCGCCCGGCTGCGGGCTTTCGGCTGGCAGGCCGGTGCCCGCCTTCTGGTGTTCGGCGCCCGGGGCGTGGGGCTAGGCTCGGGCGCTCCTGGCTCTTTGCCCTGCTACCTGCGCATGGACGCGCTGGCACTTCTCGGGGGGCTGGTGAATGTGGCCCGCCTGCCTGAGCGCTGGGGGCCCGGCCGCTTCGACTACTGGGGCAATTCACACCAGATCATGCACCTGCTCAGCGTGGGCTCCATCCTGCAGCTGCACGCAGGTGTTGTGCCCGACCTGCTCTGGGCTGCCCACCATGCCTGCCCACCCGACTGA
- the PKMYT1 gene encoding membrane-associated tyrosine- and threonine-specific cdc2-inhibitory kinase, producing MPVPAEGTPLPVPVPAYFRHAESGFSLKRPGGLSRSLPPRPPAKGSVPFSRLFPAWTPGWKQPRPRCVSFHGNVSEMLQSPGYDPHRPESFFQQRFQTLGRLGQGSYGTVFKVRSKDDGRLYAVKRSVSPFRGPKDRARKLAEVRGHEKVGRHPRCVRLERAWEEAGLLYLQTELCGHSLQQHCDVWGARLPEARVWGYLRDALLALAHLHGQGLAHMDVKPANIFLGPRGRCKLGDFGLLVELGAIGASEAQEGDPCYMAPELLQGSYGTAADVFSLGLTILEVACNMELPRGGESWQQLRQGYLPPEFTAGLSPELRAVLTMMLEPDPKLRPSAEALLALPALRQTRTWSTLWCSAAEAWRQGRALWQALIALLCWLWNGLAHPARWLQPPGPPTTPPSSPPCSILDGSLCGPWEDESMGPLLSPEVLTRAAGTTFTPRQGSPATKSRDALDLSDIDPEPPQGAFPSFEPRNLLSLFEDTLVPT from the exons ATGCCTGTGCCTGCCGAAGGGACCCCATTGCCAGTCCCCGTGCCCGCCTACTTCCGCCACGCTGAATCCGGCTTCTCCCTCAAGAGGCCTGGGGGGCTGAGCCGGAGCCTCCCACCCCGGCCCCCTGCCAAGGGCAGCGTCCCCTTCAGCCGTCTCTTCCCTGCCTGGACCCCGGGCTGGAAGCAGCCCCGGCCGCGGTGTGTATCATTCCACGGCAATGTCTCCGAGATGCTGCAGAGCCCCGGCTATGACCCCCACCGGCCCGAGTCCTTCTTCCAGCAGCGCTTCCAGACACTCGGTCGCCTGGGCCAAGGCTCCTACGGGACAGTCTTCAAG GTGCGCTCCAAGGATGATGGGAGGCTGTACGCTGTGAAGCGCTCTGTGTCGCCCTTCCGGGGTCCCAAGGACCGTGCCCGCAAGCTGGCCGAGGTGCGTGGGCACGAGAAGGTGGGGCGGCACCCGCGTTGCGTGCGGCTGGAGCGTGCCTGGGAAGAGGCGGGACTGCTGTACCTGCAGACAGAATTGTGCGGGCACAGCCTCCAGCAGCACTGCGACGTGTGGGGCGCCCGCCTGCCTGAGGCCCGGGTCTGGGGCTACTTGCGGGACGCACTGCTGGCCCTGGCACACCTGCACGGTCAAGGCCTGGCCCACATGGACGTCAAGCCCGCCAACATCTTCCTGGGCCCAAGGGGCCGCTGCAAGCTGGGTGACTTCGGGCTGCTGGTGGAGCTGGGGGCCATAGGTGCCAGCGAGGCACAGGAGGGGGACCCCTGCTACATGGCCCCTGAGCTGCTACAAGGCAGCTACGGGACGGCCGCCGATGTGTTCAG CCTAGGGCTCACCATCCTGGAAGTGGCCTGCAACATGGAGCTGCCTCGTGGTGGGGAGAGCTGGCAGCAGCTGCGCCAGGGGTACCTGCCCCCCGAGTTCACAGCTG GCCTGTCTCCTGAGCTGCGTGCTGTTCTCACTATGATGCTGGAGCCGGACCCCAAGCTGCGGCCCTCGGCTGAGGCCCTGCTGGCCCTGCCCGCCCTGCGGCAGACGCGGACCTGGAGCACCCTGTGGTGCTCTGCGGCTGAGGCCTGGCGCCAAGGCCGGGCCCTGTGGCAG GCCCTGATTGCCTTGCTGTGCTGGCTCTGGAATGGGCTGGCACACCCCGCCCGCTGGCTGCAGCCGCCTGGCCCCCCGACCACACCGCCCAGCTCCCCGCCCTGCAGCATCCTAGATGGCAGCCTCTGTGGCCCCTGGGAAGATGAGAGCATGGG GCCCTTGCTCTCTCCAGAGGTCCTGACCAGGGCTGCTGGGACCACGTTCACCCCCCGCCAGGGTTCTCCTGCCACCAAGAGCAG GGATGCCCTGGACCTCAGTGACATTGACCCAGAGCCCCCCCAGGGCGCCTTCCCCTCCTTCGAGCCACGGAACCTCCTTAGCCTCTTCGAAGACACCCTGGTCCCGACCTGA